From the Nonlabens marinus S1-08 genome, one window contains:
- the cls gene encoding cardiolipin synthase, which translates to MASLIGNYLVATGAAFFLIRNNQNPHKTLSSLLFLVALPFVGLAIYYFFGLEYRKQKIFKRKDLNSHEHVTKWNKRLMNDEEELGKYETTFLEDRLKMVKLLRHNERAPLTLRNDLKLLYNGENAFEAIFEALDQAKDHIHLEYFIFNDDNIGNKFIDHLIAARKRDVNVKLIYDSVGSDLSNAAKRRMTDAGILHYPFMPVLFSRFTRKANYRDHRKIVIVDGHIGFLGGINVSDDYVNTPDRDPKDYWRDTHLRIEGHAVKSLQAQWLLNWFFVCDDQYSKDADEEIEGSFFPEIDEKKNKPVQIAASGPDTDWSNIMEAIFTGINSADTRIRITTPYFIPNEAILTAIKSAARSGVEVELMVPRIGDSWAARYASRSYFEEIMECGIKIFWYCKGMLHSKTMVVDGMFATIGTCNIDYRSFDINFEINALVFDKEFAQELNDKFDEDKKECEQIDLEEWKERSLTYKFKESFCKLWAPLL; encoded by the coding sequence TTGGCATCATTGATCGGCAATTATCTGGTAGCCACTGGTGCTGCATTTTTCTTAATACGCAATAATCAGAACCCTCACAAAACCTTATCCTCCTTACTTTTTCTCGTCGCTTTGCCATTTGTAGGCCTAGCGATCTATTACTTTTTTGGGCTGGAGTACCGCAAACAAAAGATATTTAAACGTAAAGATCTCAATTCACATGAGCATGTAACAAAGTGGAACAAGCGCCTGATGAACGATGAAGAAGAACTGGGAAAATACGAGACCACATTTCTAGAAGATCGTCTTAAAATGGTGAAACTTTTAAGGCATAATGAGCGAGCACCATTGACCCTGCGTAACGACCTCAAGCTTCTTTACAACGGAGAAAATGCGTTTGAAGCCATTTTTGAAGCGCTGGATCAAGCTAAGGATCATATTCATCTAGAATACTTCATTTTCAATGATGACAACATCGGCAATAAATTTATTGACCATTTGATAGCAGCAAGGAAACGCGATGTGAACGTGAAATTGATCTATGATTCCGTTGGGAGCGACCTGTCCAACGCTGCAAAGCGGAGAATGACAGATGCTGGTATCCTGCATTATCCATTCATGCCAGTGCTCTTTTCAAGGTTTACTAGAAAAGCCAATTATCGAGATCATAGAAAGATTGTTATTGTAGATGGTCACATAGGTTTTCTAGGAGGAATAAACGTGAGTGATGATTATGTGAACACGCCAGACCGTGACCCTAAAGATTATTGGAGAGATACCCACCTGCGAATTGAAGGTCATGCAGTAAAAAGTCTTCAAGCCCAATGGCTCCTCAATTGGTTTTTTGTTTGTGACGATCAGTATTCTAAAGACGCTGATGAAGAAATAGAAGGAAGTTTTTTCCCTGAAATTGACGAGAAAAAAAACAAGCCTGTACAAATTGCAGCTAGTGGTCCTGATACCGATTGGTCCAATATCATGGAAGCTATTTTTACAGGAATCAATAGTGCTGATACCCGTATACGCATCACTACACCTTATTTTATTCCTAACGAGGCTATTCTGACAGCTATCAAAAGTGCCGCAAGATCAGGTGTAGAGGTAGAGCTTATGGTGCCTAGAATAGGGGATAGCTGGGCGGCTCGATACGCTTCCAGGTCGTATTTTGAGGAAATTATGGAATGTGGGATCAAGATATTCTGGTATTGCAAGGGAATGCTGCATTCCAAAACAATGGTAGTCGATGGCATGTTTGCGACTATAGGGACTTGTAATATTGATTATCGCAGTTTTGATATTAACTTTGAGATCAATGCCCTCGTTTTTGACAAAGAATTTGCTCAGGAGCTCAACGATAAGTTTGATGAGGATAAAAAAGAGTGCGAACAAATAGATCTTGAAGAATGGAAAGAACGATCCTTAACCTACAAATTTAAAGAGTCTTTTTGTAAGTTGTGGGCACCATTATTATAA
- a CDS encoding lytic transglycosylase domain-containing protein: MKKIVLGFSIAVVSLIALGAVKLSEKNAGSSTGGQLDSLVNDYKVYSLPMPEGLSFAGEDVPLTDPDIEERFDNELLSNVYFQSNAIKLIKKANKYFPIIEPILKEEGIPDDFKYLAVAESALSNAVSPAGAKGFWQLMPATARELGMEVNDNVDERYDMEMSTRAACKYLKESKKNFGSWTLAAAAYNAGNAGVNRQQDRQEEDEYYDLLLNSETARYVFRILALKEILEKPESYGFHVAPEHLYQNVPVTKIKVDYEVDDLVAFAKANKITYKVLKLHNPWLREAKLNNKSRKTYYLSIPEAGYYK, encoded by the coding sequence ATGAAAAAGATTGTCTTAGGCTTTTCTATAGCCGTTGTTTCTCTCATCGCCCTAGGTGCGGTGAAATTGTCAGAAAAAAATGCTGGTAGTTCTACTGGAGGTCAGTTAGACTCGCTGGTAAATGATTACAAGGTATACTCCTTACCCATGCCTGAAGGTCTCTCCTTTGCAGGGGAAGACGTCCCGTTGACAGATCCTGATATTGAAGAGCGCTTTGATAACGAATTGCTTTCTAATGTATATTTTCAATCCAACGCAATCAAGTTGATCAAAAAGGCAAATAAATATTTTCCAATCATTGAACCTATCCTCAAGGAAGAAGGTATTCCAGATGACTTTAAATATTTAGCAGTTGCAGAAAGTGCTTTGTCAAACGCCGTATCTCCTGCGGGAGCAAAGGGGTTTTGGCAATTGATGCCTGCCACAGCAAGGGAGTTGGGAATGGAAGTAAACGATAATGTTGACGAGCGTTATGATATGGAAATGTCCACTCGTGCCGCTTGCAAATATTTAAAAGAGAGCAAGAAAAACTTCGGTTCATGGACGCTTGCTGCTGCTGCATATAATGCTGGTAATGCAGGTGTGAACCGTCAGCAAGACCGTCAAGAGGAGGACGAATACTATGATTTATTGTTGAACAGTGAGACGGCGCGATATGTCTTCCGTATTTTGGCATTGAAAGAAATTCTTGAGAAGCCAGAATCCTATGGATTTCACGTGGCACCAGAGCATTTATATCAAAATGTACCTGTGACTAAAATTAAAGTGGACTATGAGGTGGATGATTTAGTCGCTTTCGCGAAAGCGAACAAAATCACCTACAAAGTGCTCAAGCTTCACAATCCATGGTTGAGAGAGGCAAAACTCAACAATAAATCTAGAAAAACATACTACCTTTCTATTCCTGAAGCTGGATATTACAAATAA